Genomic segment of Hydra vulgaris chromosome 11, alternate assembly HydraT2T_AEP:
ATGAGAAATGATGAATTTCAATCAAACTGGAGAAAAGAAATAGTTAATGATTTGTTTAAATATCGTGTTGCAGATAAAGAGTTGAAAGATCGAGTAGCTGTAGGAAAAATTTACATTTGCGAAAGACATTTTTCTACAGATGATATTGAATTAACAAGTaagcatttaaataaataaaaagttgtcaCAATTAATACAAgtctaaaaattaatacaaatatctTCATTACCTATCATACAGAAAAAAATCCACAATTAACAAAacctttggttttttattttttagagaacaaaagaaaaacttaagcTACTTGCAATACCAACTAAAAACTTACCGAAAAAATCTCACGAGAAATCACAACATCCAGGACGTAAACATCAACACATTGTACAAGACAGGGCAagtgataaaattttaaactcaaaatgCTACAAAAGTTTCTTGGAATTTAAAAATAGAGCAAATAAACTCAAATTAACAGATAATTGGATGGTAACTCATCATGAGAAAACAAcatcattcaaaaaatttacaaagccTTTCTTGGTTCCTACTTATGAAATCATTGTTGATGAATCTTTAGTTTATAGTTGCGTTGTCCTTGGTTGGGTCCTTCAGAGTgaccattattttataaaacaatatttaggaagtgtaaaaaatgtctttatctCTGACTTAATAACTGAAATAGAGAATTTTAAAGTATGCCTTGGATTAACAAATATTACCTCAAGTGAACTTATATGTCATTATGTTTCAACTGAAATTAGTTCAACTGGCTTGCAAGCAGGACTCTCAGTCCACAAGCATTATTTAAGACCTAAAAATTGTGACAtcctttgttctttattgtcaGAAAATAACATTTGTAGCAAGTGTtctaacttttgaaaaaaagttttacaaacagttagcacaaaaaaacaaaacctcAACTGTTCCTGCAAAAAAGAATGCTCCTTTAAAAAGCACTCATccaaacaaaattatattagccttaaaagaaaaaagactcGAATGCAaggaattaacaaaaacaatagaaaaaataaaaaatgaaattgtatcAAAATCAATAGCTGTGCCATCTAACATTAGTGATGAAGTATTTGAAATTATGAGATTAGATAATAATGAAGTATCCCCATTTATGAAAATGTTATGGaagcaacaacaaaattttttttctaatccaACTTCAAAGATGAGATATCATCCAATGATAATTAGGTTTTGTTTATCATTAGCAATGAAGTCTGCATCTGCTTACGATGAATTGCGATCtgccaaaatattaaaatttccaagTCTCAGAACACTTAGAGATTACAAAAATGCCATAAAACCTTGTGTGGGTTTTAATACTTCAGTCATAGATAAACTTCTGCATAAAACTTCTAATCTAATTGGTTACCAGAGATTTGTTTGTCTTTCTTTTGATGAAATCAAGATTCAAGAAGACTTAGTTTTTGACAAATTTACAAATGAACTTATTGGATATGTAGACCTTGGCGATCCAAATATCAACTACAGTACTTTTCCAAATTCAAGTGCACTTGCAACTCATGCTCTTATTTATTATCTAAGAGGCATAGCAtctgatttaaaatttagtcTAGCATATTTTGCTACAAAAGGTGTTACATCAAATCAGCTTATGATGACCTTTTGGAAAGCTGTTTCAATTCTTGAGAAAACATGTGATCTTTATGTCATTGCAGCAGTTTCAGATGGGGCATCTACCAACCGAAAGTTTTATCGAATGCATAAAATGATGGATGGGTTGGTTGATAATGAAGTAACATATCGTACAATAAATCTATTTGCAAATGATagatttatttggttttttgctGATGCACCTCACCTTATAAAAACTTTGAGAAATTGCCTTTACCATTCAGGTAAAATTTtccctattttttaaatgtttgtgtaAATATGTCCttgtgttaatatattttttgtaagtatgtttatgttagtatattttaaaacttttttttataaatgcatgCATGAATTAATCGCATATTagaatgtaaaaatttttaaaaaaatttattaaaatacttatacTGAATCATTAATATCATTTGGAAGACttacaatgattttatttttttctttattaggcTTAAGTGGAACTTTTACACGCCATATGTGGAATGGAAATGATATTATTTggtatcattttaaaaaactatataacaatGAACTTGAGCGTAGTTTAAAACTTATTCCAAAACTTACGTCTGATCATTTTAACTTGTCACCATTTTCTGTAATGAATGTTCGATTGGCTACCCAAGTATTAAGTGAAACAGTGTCTAATGTCATTAAAAGTTATTACCCTGCTTATATGCATAAAACTGCAGTGTTGTGCAAGTTTgctgataaattttttgattgtatGAATGTACAAAACCATTCAGAATGTTTAACAAAGCGTAAGCCATTTTTAGAaccatataaaaatgttaatgatgaGCGATTTACAtggttaaaagaaaattttctaaattatttaaaactttggaaagaaaatgtttttaaacgtGTTGGTGACTTCTCAAATGATGAACGAGAGAGAATGTTTTTGTCTTCCCAAACATATGAAGGCCTTAGAATTACTTCATATTCTCTTATTGAGGTaacaaaatacttattaaatacTGGAATGCCTTATGTTCTTAGTGAGCGTTTCAATCAAGATGTTTTAGAGGAACATTTTGGAAGACATCGTAGTTTAGGAAGAAGAAATGATAATCCTACCATACATCAGTTTGGTTATCAGTCAAATACATTGAGAATGCAGCGCTCAGTTGTGCTTGTTACTGGTAACACAAAAGGTGCTCATAAAACAAAACGCGTACCATCTTGGACAATTGTTGATGAAACTCCACTTAAGAAACGTTAAgataaataagttgttttgcATGTATGAAAAATTCTGAAGAACATTAAATTGacacaaactttttattataagacTTCTTAGGTAGTGTTTggacattaaataaatttatttataataaataaagagattttcttaataaaaatacataaaactttttttttgttataaaacttgCTTTACTTTGCGTGTTAAATACTCTTTATTCTTGTAAACAAAGTTTCTGAGAtgcttttttgattgttttgcgcaaagattttacttttttcttttctttgtgcAACTGAACAATATCTTTAGTTAATGAAAATGAGCGTATGCGAAGATaaagcttaagcatattttctaaaatgttattAGCCAGATCACTATAAGAAACagagttttcattttaaaatgtttcaacaatGTTACTATacaaacttataatttttctgTCTTCCATCAATGAGCTAACCATTTTAGCAACATCAATTCTTTTAAGGTTGCTTTGGCTAGTTTCTCTCCGAAACAAACcttcagttaaaataaaaatattttgacattcTTTTGTTACAACAGTTAAACCCCCTCTATTCTGggtacaaattaatttttgatcaaTGAATGctgtagtaaattttttaagtatttccATTGTGTCCtgattaatttttgaattatagtatttattgtttcttgtttttttataaatttgtgtaCAACATAACCAGCTAAATACTGCAATCCATCTAGCTCTTGTGCACTTATtggttttgttatgttttcttCATGAGCAGTGTTTTgctgttttttacaaaaactcaaaatatgGTTTCCAATATGAAGGACTAGTAAAGCACCTAAAcgtttatctaaatttaaaatataattatgggCAGATAGAACAATGCTTGaataaaactttgataaaaaaatctcaGCATTTCCCGATGATCTGAATTCAGCTAATAACTTGGTTACTTCATTGTACAGGTTATCACtgaattcaaaattataatctttaattGCCTGTCTCATCTTTTCTGGATAGCAAGTGTCATAAGATAAAGTATTTTGCACCTCCTTAACAATACCAGAAAACATAATAGTTGTTAAATGATCTAATTTTTCCTCCTTTGGTGCATTAATAAGCAATGGGTGTGCTGAATTTTTGTGTCTTTTTAAACCTCCTTTAGACTTGTAAATTTGTCCACATGTAATACATGAAATTTCCTCAGAAGAAATCACCTGGAAAGTAGAAGTAATTTTatcagtaaatatatatatatatatatatatatatatatatatatatatatatatatatatatatatatatatatatatatatatatatatatatatatatatatatatatattaacaccAATTATATTGGATGTTTgttttctttgaaaaactttgcgattaaatttatataacaagaAAGAATTGTACACCTTTTCAAATGCTTTATTGATATCCacttcaaatattttatctaagaGATCTTCATCTAAATTATCAAGATTAACTAAATTAAGATTCTCTTGAGTCGCTTGAGAATTcgccatttaaaaaattttcttgcatCTACATTAATCACGtgactaatgtttttatttttttaagtggaGAAAAATAACAATAGCGGAAAACAATAGATTGCCAGACCAGAGTTTATTTCTATAGACTATGGCTTTAATGACTTCAAAACTGCAAATAATTTGCAAATCAATGATTTTTGTGACGTAATACGCAAttcatatcaaataaataaaatgtatggggaaatacaaattaaatttttgttaacttaattaactttttttggtCAAATTTTTCCATTTCCTTGTATTGTCATCAAAAATGATTAAGTGTGcaaaatttgagcaaaattgGTTGAgaaaaaagctttcaaaaattgatttcaaattttgtggcacacaaacatatatatatagaaagtaaCCTTATATAAAGCATgggaaaaaaatgaaataaaagtttataaaaggtGAAGACGTACTAGAAATTGAAATGGATTTATCAATAAACCACAGTTTGGTTCAATTCCATGAAAGGGAACAACagatgttttttcattttaaggcAAGTTTAAAAGATGCTTTATGGAAAGGGAATAAAATCAATGGATCTATCAAATGTGCCCAAATTGAGTGAGAGATGGTAATGTTTGTATTATGTATTAATTTTGTCCATGGTAATGTTTGTATTATGTATTGATTTCTGTTTTGTTTTGgttaaatcagattttttttaatttactatattGGAAAATTACATGTTACATGTAAAAATTTACATGAAATAAATATTGTCAAACCTATAATACCTTTACAAGGAACTATAAAGTTTTGAACTACATTGCTTTTAACTTCACCACTGCAACCGGTCTTTCAAactataattgaaaataaaactattcaccttaaaataaataattttaaaagaagaaaatgagCAAACATGTACCATATAGTTTTGAACTGCATTACTTTCAAATTCACTGCTGCAACCTGGTCTTTCAAACTATAATtggaaataaaacaatttaatttcagaaaataaataattttaatagggcaaaaagaaaaaatgtataccATATAGTTTTACGACTGCAAGCATGTCTTTCAAActataatttgatataaaagtatttactttcataaaataaataatttaacagagaaaatcaaaaaaagtaaaccaTGCTAGAGACAAAAACATCTATCCTTGATACATGTAGTTGGGTTACTGTTGtatctggaaaaaaaagtaatcatgTTGATCCTTCATTAGTAAAATGCGATGCTTTTTCTGCACTATTTTCTTAAACCATCTAGGAGCAATACAATTTTCAGAGAacatttgcaactttttaattcttctaGCTGCAGACATGTGTTTGCATGGCAAACCCATGGactttgtaaataaacaatCGCAGCTGTTCTCATTCTCAGATAGTGTTTCACTTTTTCCAGAAGTTTGTACATCTTCATTTGCTAAGTCTCCATCTATGCTGACAGATTCATCGAGCTGAGatttaacaaatgaaaaagCAAATGGCATTAGTATATCTTCAAAATCACGTATATCTTGAAAACTTGCAACTGCAGTAACAGGAACCCGTTctgttgtatttatatatttatggtcTCTTTCTTGTCGCATGCAGGCTATAATAGTAAGCAAGTCTTTGTAGAATATAGGTAAAAGACTCAACAAAGAAACAACTGCTTTAATTCAATGATAGATTCAAGACGATTAGTAGTACATTCTCCAACAGTTACATTTTGTTGCTGCCAACAACGCACCCACTTGTACCAACAAGCAAAAATCTTGTTACAAATCATGTAAAAATACAAGAGATAAATATGTGAAAGTaagattaaatataaatttttagtttgatatgcattttatattatttcctTCAAACAGTATACTTCAATATTATTCAAGAATACTACATTATTTCTAAGAGTAGAgataaaaatagtcaaaacttgaaacaaaaaacaataattactcaaatatgaataaattatgACACAAAGTAACATAAATGATAAAGAGCACAAAATTACTTTGTAATGCCACAAAAAAACAAAGGTACTGTTACCTAAATAAtgttgattataattttttttctaactgttgactaatgatcaataaagtaaatttcaattcataaaaatttactaaatttaaaccatatttcaacagtatgAATACTAAACTAACGTCATGTTGTAGTGTAGAATGTCAAGGTAgaactaaagaaaataaaaaaaagaagaatataattaaaagttgtttaaacatGCAAACAAATCATAATACaagctaataaaaaatactttcaattaaaaaacttaattaaagattttttagttaaaatcattttaagttcaacttattttcataaccatattatttaactttataacttatattatattaagagCAAAACAttgtggaagaaaaaaaataaatattaatttttaataatttattactgctctgttctttaagaagaATGCTTTTCCCAACAGTCCGTCAATATATGTACAGAATTATCTTCTAAACtttgcaaaaaaacttattatttaacttCCTAATTTTTAACCTTAAATATAAAGCATCATTtccacaaaaaattattgactatGAAATTAAATCCTATATTGATAAGAAAATGAACCCATTTGTTTCTAACATTGTTAATAGCTTATATATAAGATACTTTAAGCTTCCATACATTGGAATGTACTctaattacattaaaattaaaattttaaaaattgtttataaatattacaaggatgttctaataaaactaattttcaatactaataaaatacaagattgtTTTTGCTTAAGAGTCTCTTCCTAAACTGCTTAAATCTcatgttgtctataaattttCTTGCGCTGGCTGTAATGCCAGTTATATTGGAGAACCTCCAGACACTTGGCAACTAGAATAAATGAGCAccttaaaattgataaacaatttcatatatttatacacttaAATTTATCTCTTAATTGCAAAAATTTGGCAAACTGTGATTCTTTTGAGATTTTGAATAATGTCCCAACCAAAcacaaattaaagataaaagaagtcTTCAACATTATTAATGTCATTAAATGGGAAAGTCCCTTTACATTATGCAGTAAACTTATCTGTTTAATTTTACTGTCagtttgcttttttgttttttttgacagttgattattttttgattggttatttaccgagttattttgtaatgaatatattggtgtattaagtaaattttttgtccGTTATTCGTACGTATCTCTTTCATACGTACgtatctctttttattaaactatgtAAACTATATacgtaaaactttttttattcaagataCGTCTGGACGTACCCGTAAAAACTGCGTTTCCATCCAAGTGGCTACGGAATGTACCATCCTGCAATTTTCATCCAAGTTTGTATCAAGAGTGTGTCCTAAGTCCAAAATGTCCAAAATTCTGTTGGTCTACGTAAAGTTCAGAAGATCTGCTTGccttataaacaaaaaactgttaaagaaaaagttcaTCGTAAGtatacattattatttactCGTCAACAATCAGAAATTTAAGACTGGCTTTGGTTTAATCAATTGATTTGatgaattatttaatttacttaaatttatttttaacttagcAAGTTAATCTCTATAAGAAGTCAtgagttatataattattattatatacgtTACGGTAGAGAAAGTCAATAGTTTCACAAAGACTGATctattatatagttaaaaattatgaGTTCTCTCTCCAACAAAAGTTGTTTACTGGCCAACTATATTTGGACTAATTAAATTGCAAACCATATATAGACAAAACAAACGGTAACGTAGTTGAAAAAACTCGTTAATTGAAAGGCAATTTAAAAGTTGATGATAACTATtttgatgtttgtttttaaaaaataagaaatcataAAGAGTAAAAAGTAACAGTGCTATAGAACTAATGTGTTATGCGATAATAATGTTAACTTCTTAGGTATTTTGTAAGTCTTTAGCTTATGGAAAGTTTCaaattactttgtttattaGTGCTTAGGTTCAGAGTGTATTTATAATTCGATATTTATGGATGTATCGATTTacattttttcatcaacatttagATTTTCTTTTCAATGTATTGTCAATGTCCAGATTTTAATATGACAACGATCATGAATTTGCTTTTggaaaccttttaaaaaatccaCAAATTTAAGAAGCACCTATAATTGAATTGGAATTTATTAACAAGATCACCGTTTAAAAACACTCTAACAAACTTCatagtgttttttttacaagagaTGATGAACTTAAATCCTAATTCCTTCTTTCCTTATCTTTTGGTTTTGTTGTGGCGTTTGCTGAAAGGAGGAAGACCTAATGATGTTACAGTTGTTACACCTGCTGATACTGTAGATCTTAATTTAGATGCTAAGGATCTTCCATCATCTCTAATGAATGAGATAgtagtttttgaaattctaaAGCCATTTCTTACAGCACAAGCGAGAAAGATTTTAAgagcttcttttttaaaacgcaaaaaaatgaaagtttggAATTGTCCAATTTGTCTTCTCAATGCTCCTACAGAATCGATTGAGTGTAGCAGCCTTGAATGCTTGAATGTCTTGAATGGTATCACTTTAGTTGTGTAAAAGTGACATtcaagataaataaaaagtgGTACTGTGGTACTTGCCTGTTGAATGCTGAATCTTGAAATTTATTGGTAGTTAAAGTAGCTTATTGTTgaatttaacaataaacttcatttctgaacatattttttattaatattaattgtaatattaaaaagagttttcttatttatgtatattcataattactatttataaaatatctatgGAATAATTAATACTTATTCAATTTAGTTGTTTTATCTCAACAAGGt
This window contains:
- the LOC136087581 gene encoding uncharacterized protein LOC136087581 encodes the protein MANSQATQENLNLVNLDNLDEDLLDKIFEVDINKAFEKVISSEEISCITCGQIYKSKGGLKRHKNSAHPLLINAPKEEKLDHLTTIMFSGIVKEVQNTLSYDTCYPEKMRQAIKDYNFEFSDNLYNEVTKLLAEFRSSGNAEIFLSKFYSSIVLSAHNYILNLDKRLGALLVLHIGNHILSFCKKQQNTAHEENITKPISAQELDGLQYLAGYVVHKFIKKQETINTIIQKLIRTQWKYLKNLLQHSLIKN